The DNA window TGGCCGGACTCGACCTGCGCGGAGGCGAGCTGCCGGGCGTATCCGGCCGCTCCCTCGGCGTCCTCGAGCGCCTCGCAGCACCGCAGCGCCAGCTCGAGGAGCCCCAGGTTCTTGCGCTCGTGGTCCAGGCCGTACCGCGCCATCCGCAGCGCCGCTTCCCACTCCTTGCGCGCCGCGCGCGCCCGCGCCCGCTCGAAGGCCTCCGCCGCCGAGAGGGGCCGCGCCGCTCCTCCCTTCATCAGGAGCGCCGCCGCCCGCAGGAGCACGAAGTCCCCCAGCCGCGTCAGCTCCTGGACGTCCCGCAGCGACCGCTCGCCGTCCAGAAGCGCGAAGACCCGCCGGAGCGTTCCGTCCGCGTCCGCCGGCAGCCGCGCGGGATCGGGAACGAGAATCTCGCTCGCCGAAAGGATCGCCTTGCGCGTCTCCCCCCACTCGTCCGCCCGGCGGAGCGCCTCCATGATCACCGCGTCCACGGCGAGCCGGGCCTCGATATCGAGCTGGTCGGCGTCGAACAGACGGTCGTCCGGATCGCCCTCCTCGAACTCGAAGGTCGCGTCCGGCCAGAGGAAGGCGTCGCAGAGGTGCTCGGCCATCTGGTGCTCGAGCGCGGCCTTGAGGTCCTCGCGCGTCACCCGCCCGCGCTTGAGGAGGCCGCGGACGAATCCGGCCTCGCTCGTGCGCCGTCCGGTCAGGGTCGGCGCCTCGTCGGGAGGGATCTTCTCGAGCGCCAGGAGTCCATTCAGGAGGGACGGCCCTTCGCGCGGGCCCAGCCCCACCAGGCGCAGCGCCCCGCGGTCGAACCAGAGCGCCAGCTGGCGCCCCTTGTGGCGGATGACGAGCGTTCCCGTCTGCTCGTTCATGGCCAGGTCCTGCAGGACGTTGGCCAGCGAGATCGATCGAACGTCGCCTTTCAGGCCCATATTCCCTCGGGGTCGCGCCGTCGGCGAGAACATCTAAGTCTATCCCACGCCCCCCGGCCTTGCCAAGGGAAGGCCGGGCGGATAGACTCCCGCGGCCGTGCCCGACGCCCCCGTCCTGCCGTCCCTGCGCGGCGAGGTGCTGCGCCTCGCCTGGCCCGTGGTGCTCCAGAATCTGCTCCACACGCTCATGTTCTACGTGGACACCGCCATGATCGGGGGCCTCGGCCCGGAGGCGCTGGCGGCCATGGGCGTCGTGGGTCCCATCGCGCACACGATCACGGCGGTGCTGACCGCTCTTTCGGTCGGAGCCGTGGCGGTCGTGGCCCGCGCCTGGGGGGAGGGGGACCGGGCCGCTCAGGAACGCGACGCCGCGGCGGCGCTCGCGCTGGGCGTGGCGGTGGGGCTTCCTCTGACGGCGGCGGGGCTGACGGCCCTGCCGGCGGCGGCGCGGCTTTTCGCCGTGCCGGGCGGCGCGGGGGTCGAGGCGATGGCGCGCGACTACCTCTTCTGGGAGGCGGCGTCGCTCGTCTTCTATTGCGTGTACATGGCCGCGGTGGGGATCCTGCGCGCCTGCGGGCGCACGCAGATCCCGCTCTGGACGACGCTCGGGGCCAACCTCGTCAACGTCGCGCTCAACGCGATCTTCATCTTCGGACACCTGGGGGCGCCGCGGATGGGCGTGGCCGGAGCGGCGCTCGGGACGGCCCTTTCGGTGGCGCTGGAGGGAATGGTGGCCGCCGGCATTCTCTTCACGCGCGTCTCGCCGGTGCGGCTGCGGCTTTCCACCTTCCGGAAGGTGGACCGCCGGGCCGTGGCCCGCCTTCTTCGGGTGACGGCGCCGGCGGCGGCGGAGCCGGTGATCCTGCAGAGCGGGTTTCTCGTCTTCAACAAAGCGATCACGCTCCTGGGGACGCTGCCGGTGGCCGCGCATCGGGCGGCGCTCACGGTGGAATCGCTCACCTTCATGCCGGGGTACGGATTCGCGGTGGCGGGCTCGGCGCTCGTGGGGCGGTTCCTCGGCGAGCGGCGGCCGGATCGCGCCCAGGCGGCGCTGCGCGAGAGCGCGCGCATGGGCGTCCTCCTCATGGGCGCGATCGGCCTGCTGTTCCTGGCGATCCCCGAGGCGCTCGTGGCGCTCTTTTTGCGCGGTCCGGACGTCGAGGAAGCGCGGCGGCTGGCGGCGGGCGCGCTCAGGATCGCCGCCTTCGAGCAGCCGTTCATGGGGCTTTCGATGGCCCTGGCGGGAGGCCTGCGGGGGGCGGGGGATACCCGTTCGCCGGTGGCGGTGGGGTTCCTCGGCGTGTGGCTCGTGCGGGTGCCGGTGGCCTGGACGCTGGCCTTTCCCGTCGGGTGGGGGCTCTACGGGATCTGGGCGACCATGATCGTGGACTGGGGGGTACGGGCGGCGGCGTTCGGAGCGCTCTGGCGGCGGGGCTCCTGGAAGGCCATCAAACTTTGAGGGGATCCGTATCTTATAGAGTGAACCTGGAAGGAGACCGTATGCGCCGCCGCTTCGCCCTGCTTCTGGCCTTCGCGATCGCCGTCGGCGGTTCGGCCGCCCGGCCGCAGGACGCTTCGGAGACGGTCCGCCGGCGGGTGGACCGGGCCCTCGAGGAGGAGACGCGAAGGATCCGGGCGGAGATCCTCGAGCTCGTCCGGAGGGAGCTGCGGGGAGGAGACGCGGCGGCGCTGGAGCGCGCGTGCGCGAAGGTGACGGAGGAGCGCCTGCGCCGGCACGCGGAGTATCTGGCCAGCGACGAGCTGGAAGGCCGCGCCGCGGGCTATCCCGGCAACGACAAGGCGGCGGAATACATCGCCAAGGTTTTCAAGGAGGCGGGCCTGGCGCCGGCCGGCGACGGGACAACGTTCTTCCAGAAGTTCCGGGTCGGGGGAAGGGACACGCGCAACGTGCTCGGGGCCTTCGAGGGGTCGGACCCCGAGCTCCAGAAGGAAGTCGTTCTCCTCGGGGCGCATTTCGATCACGTGGGAACGGCCGACCAGCGGGACTTCGGCCGGCTGGGAGGGACGGGGAATCCGGACCGGATCTGGAACGGAGCGGACGACAACGCCTCGGGGACTTCGGTGCTTCTGGCGGTGGCGGAGGCGTTCGGAGAAACGGGTCTGCGGGCGCGCCGGACGATCGTCTTTGCCGCCTTCAGCGGGGAGGAGGCGGGGCTTCTGGGGTCGCGGCATTACACCCAGCATCCGTACCGGCCCATCGATCGGCATGTGTTCATGCTGAACCTCGACATGGTGGGGCGCAATCCGCAGAAACCCGTTCAGATCCAGGGGGTCGGTTCGGCCGAAGGGGGCGCGGTTCGCGCGATCGTGGAGCGGGCGGTGGAGCGCGCGGGGCTGAAGGCGCGGATCGAGGACGAGGTGACGCTTCTCGGCGGCGACAGCGATCATTCGTCGTTCCGGGACCGCGGGGTGCCGTATGCGTTCTTCTGGTCGGGGTTTCACGCGGACTATCACAGGCCGTCGGACCATGCCGAGAAGCTCGCGTACGACAACATGGCGCGGGTGGGGTGCGCGGCGGTGCACATCCTCTACGAGGTGGGGCGTCTGGAGCCGCGTCCGCGGTTCGCTCCGCAGGCGCGGCGGCCGTTCGGGCTGCCGGGACTCGGGGCGCCGTCGGGGCGTCGGCTCGGGGTGACGGTGCAGGAGCTCGACGACGCGGCGTGCGAGGAGCTCAAGCTCGAGGCGGGGCAGGGGGGGCTTCGGGTGGAGGTCGTGCATCCCGGGGGCGCGGCCGAGGGAGCGGGCGTCAAGGCGGAGGATGTGATTCTTTCGGTGGCGGGGACGGCGCTGCCCCGGGAGGGGGCCCGGGAGCGGCTGCGCGAAGTGTTGGCGGACAAGGTCAAGCCGGGCGAGCCCGTGGACGTCGTGGTCTTGCGCGAGGGCCGGCGGGTGACCTTGAAGGCGCAGTGGGACAAGTAGGGGGCGGCGGGGGACTTGTCCGGCCCGGCGGGGGGCGCTAGACTCCTCGCGTGCGATCGATCTACCGCATTCTCGACGCCGATTTCAACCGGGCGCGGGAGGCGCTTCGCGTCCTGGAAGATCTGGCGCGGTTTCATCTCGAGGATGCGCGGGCGTCCGGGGCGCTCAAGGAGGCGCGTCATGCGCTCGACGTGCAGGCGCGTCCGCACGCGCGGGAGTTTCTCGGGGCGCGGGACTCGGAGGGGGATCCCGGGCGGGAGAAGGATGTTCCGGTGCGCGCGCCGCGGGGAATGGGGGAGGTGGCGGCGGCGAACTTCAAGCGGGCGCGGGAGGCGCTGCGGTCGATCGAGGAGCTGGCGCGGGGCCGGTGGGCGGGGATGGCGCGGGAGGCGCACCGCCTGCGGTATGTGTTGTACGAGCTGGAGAAGCGGTTCGCCCCGGCGCGGATGCGTCTGGCGGAGGCGAGGCTGTACGTGCTTCTGG is part of the Planctomycetota bacterium genome and encodes:
- a CDS encoding MATE family efflux transporter, whose product is MPDAPVLPSLRGEVLRLAWPVVLQNLLHTLMFYVDTAMIGGLGPEALAAMGVVGPIAHTITAVLTALSVGAVAVVARAWGEGDRAAQERDAAAALALGVAVGLPLTAAGLTALPAAARLFAVPGGAGVEAMARDYLFWEAASLVFYCVYMAAVGILRACGRTQIPLWTTLGANLVNVALNAIFIFGHLGAPRMGVAGAALGTALSVALEGMVAAGILFTRVSPVRLRLSTFRKVDRRAVARLLRVTAPAAAEPVILQSGFLVFNKAITLLGTLPVAAHRAALTVESLTFMPGYGFAVAGSALVGRFLGERRPDRAQAALRESARMGVLLMGAIGLLFLAIPEALVALFLRGPDVEEARRLAAGALRIAAFEQPFMGLSMALAGGLRGAGDTRSPVAVGFLGVWLVRVPVAWTLAFPVGWGLYGIWATMIVDWGVRAAAFGALWRRGSWKAIKL
- a CDS encoding M20/M25/M40 family metallo-hydrolase — its product is MRRRFALLLAFAIAVGGSAARPQDASETVRRRVDRALEEETRRIRAEILELVRRELRGGDAAALERACAKVTEERLRRHAEYLASDELEGRAAGYPGNDKAAEYIAKVFKEAGLAPAGDGTTFFQKFRVGGRDTRNVLGAFEGSDPELQKEVVLLGAHFDHVGTADQRDFGRLGGTGNPDRIWNGADDNASGTSVLLAVAEAFGETGLRARRTIVFAAFSGEEAGLLGSRHYTQHPYRPIDRHVFMLNLDMVGRNPQKPVQIQGVGSAEGGAVRAIVERAVERAGLKARIEDEVTLLGGDSDHSSFRDRGVPYAFFWSGFHADYHRPSDHAEKLAYDNMARVGCAAVHILYEVGRLEPRPRFAPQARRPFGLPGLGAPSGRRLGVTVQELDDAACEELKLEAGQGGLRVEVVHPGGAAEGAGVKAEDVILSVAGTALPREGARERLREVLADKVKPGEPVDVVVLREGRRVTLKAQWDK